One Kitasatospora sp. MAP12-44 DNA segment encodes these proteins:
- a CDS encoding YfhO family protein, translated as MRESRAAAGAAGLAMGAYALALALRGTYPFGGRAGPAERFVPLYAHLWDLLHGNTSGDLLFSWGSGYGVPFLPDLFTSLLNPFSWLVALLPRSGAAVAVFLTTLLSIGLGTALMTVFLGRLQPGPPWLRALLAVGYGLCAWALVDGAGTPAWLWGLVSLPLICLAFDWCLRRERWVLGTLCVAAAWAGDFYTALAASLGAGLLLLLRLALAGPAPRARLRSLGRAVAMTAVGVGLTAPVLLVTFRAGQAAQPVTVFRPATPGFTDYLAQALPGGRSGRALPNVFVGVPGLLLVAALPFHRAVPVRERIGWCLLLVLVALAFVWRPMVLLWHVATAPEGNPYRSTFVLGGLLTMVAWSCLSRRPDLLALAGGVAGVAALAVLAHGRGSARPITWVLLGVGVPVLVGALWLLSRGTRRETAVAAVALTCVVAAGSSWTACCVTARPAHPRPPDGAQVRAAYRLIRDADHWPAGRTDPGPHEFTGNDPLLIGGQGGGYESGYLPALTAQTLHALGAGWYRQGQQTLSLADPVGQALFAVTGSLDQQLVLRRLTAPPLVTVHGATALDTSSVWSRQQALLGSTVYQIPAPQPFGAPAPSDHGSSGWSIPATASGAAATGFTASCTPGSAAYFYGPWFAGTVTGPGGSFAGAGQQNATAMPIHPLGAVPADGRIRLELRSGIASQVPALPVACLDAGALAAAVGRLTAGGAVAVRAGGHTISAVLPPGSTGTALFALPVVTGWSCAVDGGRQRTPLSAEGLLAVPLGAGASRVACRYRQPGLADGLTVSAGAAAVLLAVAVASRLRGRRLSRGGR; from the coding sequence CCGACCTGTTCACCTCCCTCCTCAACCCGTTCAGCTGGCTGGTCGCGCTGCTGCCACGCAGCGGGGCCGCGGTGGCGGTGTTCCTGACGACCCTGCTGAGCATCGGCCTGGGCACCGCCCTGATGACCGTCTTCCTCGGCCGGCTGCAGCCCGGTCCGCCGTGGCTGCGGGCGCTGCTCGCCGTCGGGTACGGGCTGTGCGCCTGGGCGCTGGTCGACGGCGCGGGCACGCCGGCCTGGCTGTGGGGGCTGGTCTCGCTGCCGCTGATCTGCCTGGCCTTCGACTGGTGCCTGCGCCGCGAGCGGTGGGTGCTGGGCACGCTCTGCGTCGCGGCGGCCTGGGCCGGTGACTTCTACACCGCCCTGGCGGCGAGCCTGGGCGCCGGCCTGCTGCTGCTCCTGCGGCTGGCGCTGGCGGGGCCCGCGCCGCGGGCCCGGCTGCGCTCGCTGGGCCGGGCGGTGGCCATGACGGCGGTGGGGGTGGGGCTGACCGCGCCCGTGCTGCTGGTGACCTTCCGGGCCGGGCAGGCGGCCCAGCCGGTGACGGTGTTCCGGCCCGCCACCCCGGGGTTCACCGACTACCTGGCCCAGGCGCTGCCGGGCGGCCGGTCCGGCCGGGCGCTGCCGAACGTCTTCGTCGGCGTGCCGGGCCTGCTGCTGGTGGCGGCGCTGCCGTTCCACCGCGCGGTGCCGGTGCGCGAGCGGATCGGCTGGTGCCTGCTGCTGGTGCTGGTCGCGCTCGCCTTCGTCTGGCGGCCGATGGTGCTGCTCTGGCACGTGGCGACCGCGCCCGAGGGCAACCCGTACCGGTCGACCTTCGTGCTCGGCGGGCTGCTGACCATGGTGGCCTGGAGCTGCCTGTCCCGGCGGCCGGACCTGCTGGCGCTGGCCGGCGGGGTGGCGGGGGTGGCGGCGCTGGCCGTGCTGGCGCACGGGCGCGGCTCGGCGCGGCCGATCACCTGGGTGCTGCTGGGCGTCGGGGTGCCGGTGCTGGTGGGCGCGCTATGGCTGCTCTCGCGCGGCACCCGGCGGGAGACCGCGGTGGCGGCGGTGGCACTGACCTGTGTGGTGGCGGCCGGATCGAGCTGGACGGCCTGCTGCGTGACGGCGCGGCCGGCGCACCCGCGGCCGCCGGACGGCGCACAGGTGCGCGCCGCGTACCGGCTGATCCGCGACGCGGACCACTGGCCGGCCGGGCGCACCGATCCCGGGCCGCACGAGTTCACCGGCAACGACCCGCTGCTGATCGGTGGTCAGGGCGGCGGATACGAGAGCGGCTACCTGCCCGCCCTCACCGCGCAGACCCTGCACGCGCTGGGCGCCGGGTGGTACCGGCAGGGGCAGCAGACGCTCAGCCTGGCGGACCCGGTCGGCCAGGCGCTGTTCGCGGTGACCGGCTCGCTGGACCAGCAGCTCGTGCTGCGGCGGCTGACCGCCCCGCCGCTGGTGACCGTGCACGGGGCGACGGCGCTGGACACCTCGTCGGTCTGGTCGCGCCAGCAGGCGCTGCTCGGCTCGACGGTCTACCAGATCCCGGCGCCGCAGCCGTTCGGCGCCCCGGCGCCGAGCGATCACGGCAGCAGCGGCTGGTCGATCCCGGCCACCGCGTCGGGCGCCGCCGCGACCGGCTTCACCGCGAGCTGCACCCCGGGCAGCGCCGCGTACTTCTACGGCCCGTGGTTCGCGGGGACGGTGACCGGTCCGGGCGGCTCGTTCGCCGGCGCCGGGCAGCAGAACGCGACGGCGATGCCGATCCACCCGCTGGGCGCCGTCCCCGCCGACGGGCGGATCCGGTTGGAGCTGCGCAGCGGTATCGCCAGCCAGGTCCCGGCGCTGCCGGTGGCCTGCCTGGACGCCGGCGCGCTGGCCGCCGCGGTGGGCCGGCTGACGGCCGGTGGAGCGGTGGCGGTCCGCGCGGGCGGCCACACGATCAGCGCGGTGCTGCCGCCCGGGAGCACCGGGACGGCCCTGTTCGCACTGCCGGTGGTCACCGGCTGGAGCTGCGCGGTGGACGGCGGCCGGCAGCGGACGCCGCTGTCGGCCGAGGGGTTGCTGGCCGTGCCGCTGGGCGCGGGCGCCTCGCGGGTGGCCTGTCGCTACCGTCAGCCCGGCCTGGCGGACGGGCTGACGGTGAGCGCGGGGGCGGCCGCGGTGCTGCTCGCAGTGGCGGTCGCCAGCCGGCTACGCGGCAGGAGGCTCAGCCGAGGTGGCCGGTGA
- the ilvC gene encoding ketol-acid reductoisomerase, with the protein MARTRHHARRSSTVAELFYEDDADLSIIQGRKVAVIGYGSQGHAHALSLRDSGVDVRVGLKEGSKSRAAAEEAGLRVVSAAEAAAEADVIMILVPDPIQADVYEADIKPNLKAGDALFFGHGLNIRFGFIKPPADVDVCMVAPKGPGHLVRRQYEEGRGVPCIVAVEQDATGGAFALALSYAKGIGGTKAGVIKTTFTEETETDLFGEQAVLCGGTAALVKAGFETLVEAGYQPEIAYFECLHELKLIVDLMYEGGLEKMRWSVSETAEWGDYVTGPRIITADTKAEMKKVLTEIQDGTFANTWIAEYKAGLPKYNEYKTADSEHLLETTGKELRKLMSWVKDA; encoded by the coding sequence ATTGCACGTACGCGACATCACGCAAGGAGAAGTTCCACCGTGGCCGAGCTGTTCTACGAAGACGATGCAGACCTGTCCATCATCCAGGGCCGCAAGGTCGCGGTCATCGGCTACGGCAGCCAGGGCCACGCCCACGCGCTGTCGCTGCGCGACTCGGGCGTGGACGTCCGGGTCGGCCTCAAGGAGGGCTCCAAGTCCCGTGCGGCGGCCGAGGAGGCCGGCCTGCGCGTGGTCAGCGCCGCGGAGGCGGCGGCCGAGGCCGACGTCATCATGATCCTGGTGCCGGACCCGATCCAGGCCGACGTCTACGAGGCGGACATCAAGCCGAACCTGAAGGCGGGCGACGCGCTCTTCTTCGGCCACGGCCTGAACATCCGCTTCGGCTTCATCAAGCCCCCGGCCGACGTCGACGTCTGCATGGTCGCCCCCAAGGGCCCGGGCCACCTGGTGCGCCGTCAGTACGAAGAGGGCCGCGGCGTTCCGTGCATCGTGGCCGTCGAGCAGGACGCCACCGGCGGCGCCTTCGCCCTGGCGCTCTCGTACGCCAAGGGCATCGGCGGCACCAAGGCCGGCGTCATCAAGACGACCTTCACCGAGGAGACCGAGACCGACCTGTTCGGTGAGCAGGCCGTCCTCTGCGGTGGCACCGCCGCCCTGGTCAAGGCCGGCTTCGAGACCCTGGTCGAGGCCGGCTACCAGCCGGAGATCGCCTACTTCGAGTGCCTGCACGAGCTGAAGCTCATCGTCGACCTGATGTACGAGGGCGGCCTGGAGAAGATGCGCTGGTCGGTCTCCGAGACCGCCGAGTGGGGCGACTACGTGACCGGCCCCCGCATCATCACCGCCGACACCAAGGCCGAGATGAAGAAGGTCCTCACCGAGATCCAGGACGGCACCTTCGCCAACACCTGGATCGCCGAGTACAAGGCCGGCCTGCCGAAGTACAACGAGTACAAGACCGCGGACTCCGAGCACCTGCTGGAGACCACCGGCAAGGAGCTGCGCAAGCTCATGAGCTGGGTCAAGGACGCCTGA
- a CDS encoding acetolactate synthase large subunit: MTEHTASPRRGDHPAAPSHGAPVVVETMTGAQSLIRSLEAVGAETVFGIPGGAILPAYDPLMDSVKVRHILVRHEQGAGHAATGYAQATGKVGVCMATSGPGATNLVTPIADAYMDSVPIVAITGQVASKAIGTDAFQEADICGITMPITKHNYLVTDPAEIPRVIAEAFHIAATGRPGPVLVDIAKDALQATTVFRWPVETTLPGYRPVTKPHAKQIREAAKLLVSAKRPVLYVGGGVLKANATAELRILAELTGAPVVTTLMALGAFPDSHPQHLGMPGMHGSVPAVTALQKSDLLFTLGARFDDRVTGKLDSFAPLAKVVHADIDPAEIGKNRPADVPIVGDAREVLADLIVAVQAEHEAGHRGDYTDWWVKLNDWKKTYPLGYEPAPEGELSPQQVIERIGQLVGSDAVYAAGVGQHQMWASQFISYEKPATWLNSGGAGTMGYAVPAAMGAKAGRPDLAVWAIDGDGCFQMTNQELVTCALNNLPIKVAVINNGSLGMVRQWQTLFYNQRYSNTVLHAGPEHDGIAAPAQGTRIPDFVLLAEAMGCVGLRCERPEDLDTVIKQAMEINDRPVVIDFIVHQDAMVWPMVAAGTSNDEILFARGIRPDFGDDLD; encoded by the coding sequence ATGACTGAGCACACGGCATCCCCCCGCCGCGGGGACCACCCGGCCGCCCCGTCCCACGGCGCCCCGGTGGTGGTCGAGACGATGACCGGGGCGCAGTCGCTGATCCGCTCGCTTGAGGCCGTCGGCGCGGAGACCGTCTTCGGTATCCCGGGCGGGGCGATCCTCCCGGCCTACGACCCGCTGATGGACTCCGTCAAGGTCCGGCACATCCTGGTCCGGCACGAGCAGGGCGCCGGCCACGCGGCCACCGGCTACGCGCAGGCCACCGGCAAGGTGGGCGTCTGCATGGCGACCTCCGGCCCGGGCGCGACCAACCTGGTCACCCCGATCGCCGACGCCTACATGGACTCCGTCCCGATCGTCGCGATCACCGGCCAGGTGGCCTCCAAGGCGATCGGCACCGACGCCTTCCAGGAGGCGGACATCTGCGGCATCACGATGCCGATCACCAAGCACAACTACCTGGTCACCGACCCGGCCGAGATCCCCCGGGTGATCGCCGAGGCCTTCCACATCGCCGCCACCGGCCGGCCGGGCCCGGTGCTGGTCGACATCGCCAAGGACGCCCTGCAGGCGACCACGGTCTTCCGCTGGCCCGTGGAGACCACGCTGCCCGGTTACCGCCCGGTCACCAAGCCGCACGCCAAGCAGATCCGCGAGGCCGCCAAGCTGCTGGTCAGTGCCAAGCGCCCGGTGCTGTACGTCGGCGGCGGGGTGCTCAAGGCGAATGCCACCGCCGAGCTGCGGATCCTGGCGGAGCTGACCGGCGCGCCGGTGGTCACCACCCTGATGGCGCTCGGCGCCTTCCCCGACAGCCACCCGCAGCACCTGGGCATGCCCGGCATGCACGGCAGCGTCCCGGCCGTCACCGCGCTGCAGAAGTCGGACCTGCTGTTCACCCTCGGCGCCCGCTTCGACGACCGGGTCACCGGCAAGCTGGACAGCTTCGCCCCGCTGGCCAAGGTCGTCCACGCGGACATCGACCCGGCCGAGATCGGCAAGAACCGCCCGGCCGACGTGCCGATCGTCGGCGACGCCCGCGAGGTGCTGGCCGACCTGATCGTCGCGGTCCAGGCCGAGCACGAGGCGGGCCACCGCGGCGACTACACCGACTGGTGGGTCAAGCTCAACGACTGGAAGAAGACCTACCCGCTGGGCTACGAGCCCGCCCCTGAGGGCGAGTTGTCGCCGCAGCAGGTGATCGAGCGGATCGGGCAGCTGGTCGGCTCGGACGCCGTCTACGCGGCGGGCGTCGGCCAGCACCAGATGTGGGCCTCGCAGTTCATCAGCTACGAGAAGCCCGCCACCTGGCTCAACTCCGGTGGCGCGGGCACCATGGGCTACGCCGTCCCCGCCGCGATGGGCGCCAAGGCCGGCCGGCCCGACCTCGCGGTCTGGGCGATCGACGGCGACGGCTGCTTCCAGATGACCAATCAGGAACTGGTCACCTGCGCGCTGAACAACCTGCCGATCAAGGTCGCCGTCATCAACAACGGCTCGCTGGGCATGGTCCGCCAGTGGCAGACCCTCTTCTACAACCAGCGCTACTCCAACACCGTGCTGCACGCCGGTCCCGAGCACGACGGGATCGCGGCGCCGGCCCAGGGCACCCGGATCCCGGACTTCGTGCTGCTGGCCGAGGCGATGGGCTGCGTGGGTCTGCGCTGCGAGCGTCCGGAGGACCTGGATACGGTGATCAAGCAGGCGATGGAGATCAACGACCGCCCGGTGGTCATCGACTTCATCGTCCACCAGGACGCCATGGTCTGGCCGATGGTCGCGGCCGGCACCAGCAACGACGAGATCCTCTTCGCCCGGGGCATCCGCCCCGACTTCGGCGACGACCTCGACTGA
- the serA gene encoding phosphoglycerate dehydrogenase: MTSKNAVVLIAEELSPATVDALGPDFDIRHCDGANRTELLTAIADADAILIRSATKVDAEALAVAKKLRVVARAGVGLDNVDVAAATKAGVMVVNAPTSNIVTAAELACGLLISVARNIAPANSALKQGEWKRNKYTGVELSEKTLGVVGLGRIGVLVAQRMSAFGMKIVAYDPYIQAARAAQMGVKLLSLDELLEVSDFITVHLPKTPETIGLIGDEALHKVKPTVRIVNAARGGIVDEAALASALKEGRVAGAGLDVYAKEPCTDSPLFSFDNVVATPHLGASTDEAQEKAGIAVAKSVRLALAGELVPDAVNVQGGVIAEDVRPGLPLAEKLGRIFTALAGEVAVRLDVEVRGEITQHDVKVLELSALKGVFEDVVAETVSYVNAPLFAQERGVEVRLTTSSESPEHRNVITVRGTLADGGEVAISGTLSGPKQQQKIVGVDAFDVDVALTDHMAFFKYEDRPGVVGTLGRILGDAGINIAGMQVARDGETKDALASITVDSEISQEVLAEIATEIGAKFARGVDLG; encoded by the coding sequence GTGACATCCAAGAACGCTGTTGTGCTGATCGCCGAAGAGCTGTCGCCTGCCACGGTCGACGCACTGGGCCCGGACTTCGACATCCGGCACTGCGACGGTGCGAACCGCACCGAGCTGCTGACCGCCATCGCGGACGCCGACGCGATCCTGATCCGCTCCGCCACCAAGGTCGACGCCGAGGCGCTGGCCGTGGCGAAGAAGCTCAGGGTGGTCGCGCGGGCCGGCGTCGGCCTGGACAACGTCGACGTCGCCGCCGCCACCAAGGCCGGCGTGATGGTCGTCAACGCGCCGACCTCCAACATCGTGACGGCCGCCGAGCTCGCCTGCGGCCTGCTGATCTCGGTCGCCCGCAACATCGCGCCCGCCAACTCCGCGCTCAAGCAGGGCGAGTGGAAGCGCAACAAGTACACCGGCGTCGAACTCTCCGAGAAGACCCTCGGCGTGGTGGGCCTGGGCCGGATCGGCGTGCTGGTCGCCCAGCGGATGTCCGCCTTCGGCATGAAGATCGTCGCCTACGACCCCTACATCCAGGCCGCCCGCGCGGCCCAGATGGGCGTCAAGCTGCTCTCGCTCGACGAGCTGCTCGAGGTCTCGGACTTCATCACCGTGCACCTGCCCAAGACCCCCGAGACGATCGGCCTGATCGGCGACGAGGCGCTGCACAAGGTCAAGCCGACCGTGCGGATCGTCAACGCCGCGCGCGGCGGCATCGTGGACGAGGCCGCGCTCGCCAGCGCCCTCAAGGAGGGCCGGGTGGCCGGCGCGGGCCTGGACGTCTACGCCAAGGAGCCGTGCACCGACTCCCCGCTCTTCAGCTTCGACAACGTGGTGGCCACCCCGCACCTGGGCGCCTCCACCGACGAGGCGCAGGAGAAGGCCGGTATCGCGGTCGCCAAGTCCGTACGCCTGGCGCTGGCCGGTGAGTTGGTGCCGGACGCGGTCAACGTGCAGGGCGGCGTGATCGCCGAGGACGTCCGTCCCGGCCTGCCGCTGGCCGAGAAGCTCGGCCGGATCTTCACCGCGCTGGCCGGCGAGGTCGCCGTCCGGCTCGATGTCGAGGTCCGCGGCGAGATCACCCAGCACGACGTCAAGGTGCTCGAACTCTCGGCGCTCAAGGGCGTGTTCGAGGATGTCGTGGCCGAGACGGTGTCCTATGTGAACGCGCCGCTGTTCGCCCAGGAGCGCGGCGTCGAGGTGCGGCTGACCACCAGCAGCGAGAGCCCCGAGCACCGCAATGTGATCACCGTGCGCGGCACGCTCGCGGACGGCGGCGAGGTCGCCATCTCCGGCACGCTCTCCGGCCCGAAGCAGCAGCAGAAGATCGTCGGCGTGGACGCCTTCGACGTGGATGTGGCGCTGACCGACCACATGGCCTTCTTCAAGTACGAGGACCGCCCCGGCGTGGTCGGCACGCTCGGCCGGATCCTCGGCGACGCGGGCATCAACATCGCCGGCATGCAGGTGGCCCGCGACGGCGAGACCAAGGACGCGCTGGCCTCGATCACGGTGGACAGCGAGATCTCCCAGGAGGTGCTCGCCGAGATCGCCACCGAGATCGGCGCCAAGTTCGCCCGCGGTGTCGACCTCGGCTGA
- the ilvN gene encoding acetolactate synthase small subunit, with amino-acid sequence MSKHTLSVLVENKPGVLARIAALFSRRGFNIDSLAVGPTEHPDISRMTIVVNVEDLPLEQVTKQLNKLVNVIKIVELDQSAAIQRELVLVKVRADNETRSQVVEIVQLFRAKTVDVSPDAVTIEATGSSDKLEAMLRMLEPFGIKELVQSGLVAIGRGARSITDRSLRALDRSA; translated from the coding sequence ATGTCCAAGCACACCCTCTCCGTCCTGGTCGAGAACAAGCCCGGCGTGCTCGCCCGCATCGCCGCCCTGTTCTCCCGTCGGGGCTTCAACATCGACTCCCTGGCGGTCGGTCCGACCGAGCACCCGGACATCTCCCGGATGACCATCGTGGTCAACGTCGAGGATCTCCCGCTGGAGCAGGTCACCAAGCAGCTCAACAAGCTGGTCAACGTGATAAAGATCGTCGAGCTCGACCAGTCCGCTGCGATCCAGCGGGAACTGGTCCTGGTGAAGGTCCGGGCGGACAACGAGACCCGGTCCCAGGTCGTCGAGATCGTGCAGCTCTTCCGCGCCAAGACCGTGGACGTGTCGCCGGACGCCGTGACCATCGAAGCGACCGGCAGCTCGGACAAGTTGGAGGCGATGCTGCGGATGCTGGAGCCGTTCGGCATCAAGGAACTCGTGCAGTCCGGTCTGGTGGCCATCGGGCGAGGCGCCCGTTCGATCACCGACCGCTCACTGCGCGCGCTCGACCGCAGCGCCTGA